Below is a window of Elusimicrobiota bacterium DNA.
GCATTCACAGGGCAGTGTATAGCTGACAATTTGCCGTTACAAATGTTTGTGTCAATGCTTAACCCGGAATTAGTGAAGAATGTTGGGGGTATGGTTGATAATACTCTAAACCTTACGGGTACTGCGGAACGGCCTGTATTAAAGATTGATACTTCTGTACGTGAGGGGAGTTATGATAAACAAAAATTTGTGTGTACCGCAAAAAGTGTACTTGTAAAAAACATTGTCACCAGCCAGGTTAATTTTATACCTACCGGCGGGAAAAGTGTGGAGTTTAATCTTAACGCGGTGTATGGTAAAAATAATGAGTTGAAGGTTAAGGCTGAACTTGACCGGCTGGAAGCTGCAAATATTGTTATCGAAGGTATTACCCTGGATTCTGTGGTTACAAAAAAACGTGTAGTGATTAATTCCGGGAAGTTTAATATTTTTAATGGTACGGTACTAATAGCAGAAGGTACTGAAGTGGGGTTTGATACTGCTAATAAAACAGGTAGTATGAAGGGAACGTATGTTATTAATTCCGAATTACGTAATATTTCGTTGGTACAACAACTGAATTTATACGGTAAAGCCGCGTTCAGGGGTGATTGGGTATATGATAACGTTAACGGGTTGAGGTTTGAGGCTTTAGCGTCAACAAAACGGTTTTGGGTTAATGAACACAATTTTGAGTATGGCAATATTCATTTTGCGTATTCCAAGAATATGATAATGTTTATGCCCGTGGATAATTCTGAATACCAGATTATGGGTGAACTTGAATTCAATAATTTACCGGAAGTTGTATTTAAAGACTTCGCGGTGAGAAATTATGACAGTGATGTTGTATCAGTCAAAGGTACTATCGGGGGTAAGCAAAACAATTTGTCAATTCAAGGAAAAACGTTGCCCCTTGGTACGTTGACTGCATTGCTGAACCAAAAAATTAGTGTTACAGGTGATACTGTTTTTCATCTGATTATTTCAGGGACTCCGGAGTTAATGCTGCTAAACGGCAGGTTGGAATCAAATAACGGTACTATCGCGAATTTGCCGTTTGAACGGTTAAACACGTTGTTCACAATACAGGGTACTGAGTTAAAGGTCAGGGATCTCTATATATCAAATAAGGACCTATACTTATTCACAGGGTCGGGGAATATGCAGTTGGCTTCAGGGAAGGATAAGGATAAAGGTATTACCGGGCCGGCAAGTATTAATGTTAAACTAGCTAATGGTAACCTCCGGTTTTTGAAGAATATTTTTGGTATAGTAAAAAAATCTGATGGTATGATTGACGGTGAAGTTGAACTTAAAATTGATAATCTTCAACGTACGCGTGTGGATGGTAATCTCAGGATAACTAACTGTAATATCGCGTTAAAAGATGTGTTTAACCAGATTAACGGCTTAAATGTTGAGCTTACACTTAAAGATGATGAAGTAATTGTTGACCACGGGCATGCAAGGATCGGGAAGGGTGAACTCGGGCTTAGCGGGAAAGTCGAACTTGCGGGGTTTGGGATAAATAGGTATGATATAAAGTTGAAAACGTTGACACAAACGGGTATCGCATTGAATGTACAGTGGCTGGCGATACCGAAATCTATGTTCTTTAAACGTGTATTTAATGTTCCGTCAACAGGTGAAGCTATAGTGGATGTATCATTAGCCGGTACGGCATCAGCGCCTGTTATCCGTGGCCTTGTGGAGCTTAATAACGCAAGTTTTATTTATCCACCATCCGAGAGTGCAGATACCGGGACTGCGCAGTTTGATGCTGCAGTATTGGATAATACAGTCTGGGATTTAGTGCTTAAGACCGGGCAGAATGTATGGTATAAAAATGAAAATATTGACCTCCAGGCTAATGGACAGGTGGCGTTTGCTAACAGGACAAAAGATCTTAAGGTAAACGGTTTATTTGAATCCATACGCGGTAATGCTAATTATCTTGGGCGTAGTTTTGATATCCGCCGGGCAAGGCTGGAGATTGTTAATAATGAAACTTACCTGGAAGCCACAGCGGAAACTGAAGGTAATATTATGACGCCTTCAGGTACAGAGGTTGCTACTAAGGTTACGATGAATATTGACCGTACAAGGATTGCTGAGATTAAACCACGGTTTTCCGCGCAGGATTATCCTAATCTTCCGGAAGAAAAGGTTGTATTATACCTCTTTGGGTTTAGTGAAAAGTCGTTGGATATGCAAGGGCAGCAAACGAAGCTAAGGACGGAAGTTATACGTATGTTCGGGTCGAGTATTGCTGCGCCGTTTATGGAGACAATAGCAGCGCCGCTGGTTAATACCGGGATTGTTGATAAGGTTAAGGTAACACAGACGGTTTCACGGCAGGCTACCACAGGGGATTCCGGGGTGCCGGTTGGTGATGATGCGCAGTCAGTATCATTCGCTGATTTTCTTAATGGAACAAAGACGACATTTGAAAAGATAATTGCGCCGGATCTCGCGATAGGGTATAGTATGCAGTTTGCGGATAAGTTAAGTTTATGGCATGAAGTTGAGTTGTCATACAAATGGAAACAGTTGTTGTTTAAAGGAACTATTAAGGATAAAAGCATATTTTTTTCTAACGATGCTGAACGCAGGATTTCAATTGAACATGTTGAACGTTTTGGCGGATGGGAAGAAGAGAAGTAGGGGATAAAAAAAGAAGATGTTTACTAAAGAAAAAATTTGTGTGGTTGTGTTATTGTTGGCATTAAGCTCTGTTTTTCCGGGAACTGCGTATTCTGAAGGCGAGACAAAAAAAATTACGGATATCGTTATCACCGGGACTAAGACGTTATCTGTCCGCGCAGTGCTTGACCAGTTGAAGATCCAAAAGGGTAGTGTTGTGAATGAGGATGTGGTTAAGGAAGAAACACAGAGGTTACTGGAACATGAAGGTATAGAAGACGCTGTACCCGAGATCATAGAAGTACCTGCGCAGGGTAAACAAAAAGCTAGGGTGAAACTTGTATTCGCAATAACCGAACGCCCGATGATTGCGGATATCAAATTTAAGGGGAATAAACAGTTCTCTGACGGAAAAATTAAGGGGGATATTTCATTAAAGAAAAAAGGGTATTACAATTTTGTTAAGGCAGAAGCTGACCGCGAAAAAATATTGTCATTATACCGCGAGAAAGGTTTTGCGGACTGCGAAGTTGAATATTCCACGGTAGACGATGTTAAGGCAACAAATAAGGTTCTAACGTTCCTTATTACCGAAGGGAAAAGGATTCAA
It encodes the following:
- a CDS encoding translocation/assembly module TamB domain-containing protein; translated protein: EGEVKLEGKLGGILTAPVAKLNLFGNETSLGNISSTIDYAGSADNYVVNAKMYAGDEKKAGVTFECRLTRDLWETKKFIINQHGGKVDISAALKTDDKSGTQKVLALKAGVDNFAVGPAKVSADIVINGSLTGTNVLAAVLTAQNVAVNKYGISDITGKVEYAGGRVNLRDWYSRDGKLKSALTLNLNDSNIAFTGQCIADNLPLQMFVSMLNPELVKNVGGMVDNTLNLTGTAERPVLKIDTSVREGSYDKQKFVCTAKSVLVKNIVTSQVNFIPTGGKSVEFNLNAVYGKNNELKVKAELDRLEAANIVIEGITLDSVVTKKRVVINSGKFNIFNGTVLIAEGTEVGFDTANKTGSMKGTYVINSELRNISLVQQLNLYGKAAFRGDWVYDNVNGLRFEALASTKRFWVNEHNFEYGNIHFAYSKNMIMFMPVDNSEYQIMGELEFNNLPEVVFKDFAVRNYDSDVVSVKGTIGGKQNNLSIQGKTLPLGTLTALLNQKISVTGDTVFHLIISGTPELMLLNGRLESNNGTIANLPFERLNTLFTIQGTELKVRDLYISNKDLYLFTGSGNMQLASGKDKDKGITGPASINVKLANGNLRFLKNIFGIVKKSDGMIDGEVELKIDNLQRTRVDGNLRITNCNIALKDVFNQINGLNVELTLKDDEVIVDHGHARIGKGELGLSGKVELAGFGINRYDIKLKTLTQTGIALNVQWLAIPKSMFFKRVFNVPSTGEAIVDVSLAGTASAPVIRGLVELNNASFIYPPSESADTGTAQFDAAVLDNTVWDLVLKTGQNVWYKNENIDLQANGQVAFANRTKDLKVNGLFESIRGNANYLGRSFDIRRARLEIVNNETYLEATAETEGNIMTPSGTEVATKVTMNIDRTRIAEIKPRFSAQDYPNLPEEKVVLYLFGFSEKSLDMQGQQTKLRTEVIRMFGSSIAAPFMETIAAPLVNTGIVDKVKVTQTVSRQATTGDSGVPVGDDAQSVSFADFLNGTKTTFEKIIAPDLAIGYSMQFADKLSLWHEVELSYKWKQLLFKGTIKDKSIFFSNDAERRISIEHVERFGGWEEEK